A window of the Thermodesulforhabdus norvegica genome harbors these coding sequences:
- the csm4 gene encoding type III-A CRISPR-associated RAMP protein Csm4, translating into MKLCEVVIEPVSAFGTPLKGDTLFGHFCWQAEMNSNLLNGGLKTWLKVYDSKPFIVFSSAFPVLRENKRTVKYFFPTPACPLHFYNISNSEKDKNCFDMVSSLKELKKKKWIAVSSERLVLEVDLNRRLSDRDVVRELGLGDGLWKRISQPHNSINRLSFTTSGRNFAPYTQENTWFAPGLELVIFVLYMEDALDVEKISKAMKNIGRLGFGRDASTGLGRFRVKDYREIPLPNIQGYKFLYTLSPFVPLPGRNEQIWFQPFIRFGRHGNYLAVSDHPFKNPVIMADEGAVIECSDGWTKPYVGRALRGLSKIQPEAVGQGYTMVIPCELKGRTER; encoded by the coding sequence ATGAAGCTGTGTGAAGTCGTCATAGAGCCAGTTTCAGCCTTTGGTACACCTCTTAAGGGTGATACCCTGTTCGGACATTTCTGCTGGCAGGCAGAAATGAACAGTAATTTACTTAATGGTGGTCTCAAAACATGGCTTAAAGTCTATGATAGTAAACCCTTTATCGTTTTTTCCTCAGCCTTTCCGGTTCTCAGAGAAAATAAAAGGACAGTAAAGTACTTCTTCCCGACTCCTGCCTGTCCTCTTCATTTCTATAACATATCCAACTCCGAAAAGGATAAAAACTGTTTTGATATGGTAAGCTCACTAAAGGAGCTGAAAAAGAAGAAATGGATTGCTGTCTCCTCGGAAAGACTGGTACTGGAAGTGGATCTAAATAGAAGGTTGAGCGATAGGGATGTGGTCAGAGAGCTCGGTCTCGGAGATGGTCTATGGAAACGAATTTCTCAGCCTCACAATAGTATCAATCGTCTAAGCTTTACCACTTCAGGACGCAATTTTGCTCCCTATACCCAGGAAAACACCTGGTTTGCTCCTGGGCTTGAACTGGTTATTTTTGTACTCTATATGGAAGACGCTCTGGATGTAGAAAAGATATCGAAGGCTATGAAAAATATCGGTAGATTGGGCTTCGGCCGGGATGCATCCACAGGACTTGGAAGATTTAGAGTTAAAGACTACCGGGAAATTCCACTACCCAACATTCAAGGATACAAGTTTCTCTATACTCTTTCCCCCTTTGTCCCACTTCCCGGGCGTAATGAACAAATCTGGTTTCAACCCTTCATACGATTTGGAAGGCATGGAAATTACCTGGCAGTCTCAGATCATCCCTTCAAGAACCCCGTCATTATGGCAGACGAAGGAGCGGTAATTGAATGTTCTGATGGATGGACAAAACCTTATGTGGGGAGGGCTTTAAGGGGCCTTTCAAA